A single genomic interval of Nostoc commune NIES-4072 harbors:
- a CDS encoding peptidase domain-containing ABC transporter, whose protein sequence is MTYIKNSFLEFVTTLEGFDRLPDAAIANLSEQVQAWRYRIGQKIIGKESLPEHITIIYEGQVRLLGYDPHTQLPITLKLLQPGETIGEIGLLRDVACETAIASTEVVCLTVNASAYFSFLGLYPDFANARKNRSYLVEVFDILSSYWKQQPLATLNFKEVAEKALPQAKIHYLPPGATPFNQLDRERVWFLSGGGTVTNFSPGDRLEFDNDRDNIQVISQNPARLVGIHPSDLILEDSHEIVLAVSNTKSDSTEELDIPYASDEIFPQTPPPTSKSSSKQKYPFFSGKGELNTAFACFQMIAKHLEMPFRREVVRRILTEQVKRQGVISFQVTAYLAELIGLKAQLLELPIASVSRIPTPALIRYGDNFAVLYEVDANTVVVGVPSKGIVRCKPAQLVEQLDVDPTDFPPKVRVLLLSTTNQTPQERFSLRWFLPYLSRHRRVLIEVFIASFFVQLAALANPLVVQLIIDKVITQNSIGTLHILGILLLVVGLFEAVLTTLRTYLFVDTTNRIDMGLGSQIIDHLLRLPLRYFERRPVGELSTRINELENIRQFLTGTALTVGLDALFSLVYIGVMLIYSWQLTLVGLSTIPIFVIITLVASPTISRQLRGKAERNAETQSYLVEVMSGIQTVKAQNIELRSRFSWQERYARFVAAGFKTVVTSTLANSTSNFLNKLSSLLVLWVGAYLVLQGELTLGELIAFRIISGYVTSPILRLAQLWQSFQETALSLERLSDIVDTPQEGETDRYNIPLPTIKGAVKYENVSFRFGTSGPLQLSNVNLEFEPGKFVGIVGQSGSGKSTMMKLLLRLYETESGRILIDGYDIAKVELYSLRRQIGVVPQETLLFDGSVQENIALTNPDATTEEIIEAAQVACAHEFIMNLPNGYNTRVGERGSALSGGQRQRIAIARSVLQRPKLLVLDEATSALDYPTERQICLNLAKAFKGDTVFFITHRLNTVSNADMIVVMDNSRVIEQGSHHELMAAKGHYFYLYQQQDVNL, encoded by the coding sequence ATGACTTATATTAAGAACAGTTTCCTCGAATTTGTCACCACCCTAGAAGGGTTTGATCGCTTACCAGATGCTGCGATCGCTAACCTATCAGAACAGGTGCAAGCTTGGCGCTATCGGATAGGTCAGAAAATCATCGGTAAAGAAAGCCTCCCAGAACACATCACCATCATTTATGAGGGACAAGTGCGCCTGTTGGGATATGACCCCCACACGCAACTGCCAATTACTCTAAAATTGCTGCAACCGGGGGAAACTATCGGCGAAATTGGTTTGTTGCGCGATGTCGCCTGTGAAACAGCGATCGCCTCCACCGAAGTAGTATGTTTAACCGTGAATGCATCAGCATATTTTAGCTTTCTGGGTTTATACCCAGATTTTGCCAATGCTCGCAAGAACCGCAGCTATTTAGTAGAAGTTTTTGATATTCTCAGCTCGTATTGGAAACAGCAACCGCTCGCTACTTTAAATTTTAAAGAAGTGGCAGAAAAGGCCTTACCACAGGCGAAAATACATTACCTCCCTCCAGGAGCAACTCCATTCAACCAACTCGATAGGGAAAGAGTGTGGTTTTTGAGTGGCGGAGGTACAGTCACGAATTTCTCACCTGGCGATCGCCTAGAATTCGACAATGACAGAGACAATATCCAAGTCATAAGTCAAAACCCTGCACGGTTGGTTGGTATACATCCGTCAGATTTGATATTAGAAGATAGTCATGAGATAGTCCTTGCGGTAAGTAACACTAAATCAGATAGCACAGAGGAATTAGATATTCCCTATGCATCAGACGAAATATTTCCCCAGACACCCCCCCCAACCTCAAAAAGTTCGTCAAAACAAAAATACCCGTTTTTTAGTGGTAAGGGAGAATTAAATACAGCCTTCGCCTGCTTCCAAATGATCGCGAAGCACCTAGAAATGCCGTTTCGTCGAGAAGTGGTTCGCCGCATCTTAACTGAGCAAGTCAAACGTCAGGGTGTCATATCGTTTCAAGTTACAGCTTACCTAGCAGAGTTAATCGGACTGAAAGCGCAGTTGCTAGAGCTACCAATCGCCTCAGTGTCGCGCATTCCGACACCGGCGCTGATTCGTTATGGTGATAATTTTGCCGTTTTATATGAAGTGGATGCAAATACCGTGGTTGTGGGTGTTCCATCGAAAGGAATTGTGCGCTGCAAACCCGCTCAATTGGTTGAACAATTAGATGTTGATCCAACCGACTTTCCGCCCAAAGTTAGGGTATTACTGCTGAGTACTACCAATCAAACGCCGCAAGAGCGTTTTAGTTTACGGTGGTTTCTACCCTATTTGTCACGCCACCGTCGAGTCCTGATAGAGGTCTTTATCGCTTCCTTTTTCGTGCAATTGGCAGCGTTGGCGAATCCTTTGGTGGTTCAGTTAATTATCGACAAAGTTATCACTCAAAATAGTATTGGCACACTACATATTTTGGGGATTTTACTATTAGTAGTCGGACTATTTGAAGCCGTACTGACTACCTTAAGAACCTACTTATTTGTCGATACCACTAACCGGATCGATATGGGTTTAGGGTCGCAAATTATTGACCACTTATTACGTTTACCACTGCGCTACTTTGAACGCCGACCGGTGGGTGAACTTTCCACTCGGATCAACGAATTAGAAAATATCCGCCAATTCTTGACTGGTACTGCCCTAACAGTCGGGTTAGATGCTCTGTTTTCCTTGGTCTATATCGGTGTGATGTTAATTTACAGTTGGCAACTCACCTTAGTAGGCTTAAGCACAATTCCAATATTTGTGATAATCACCTTAGTTGCTTCTCCCACCATTAGTAGACAGTTACGTGGCAAAGCCGAACGCAACGCCGAAACTCAATCTTATTTAGTGGAGGTGATGTCAGGAATTCAAACCGTAAAAGCGCAAAATATCGAATTGCGATCGCGCTTTTCTTGGCAAGAGCGTTATGCTCGTTTTGTCGCTGCTGGTTTTAAAACGGTTGTAACTTCCACCCTCGCTAACTCGACCAGCAACTTTCTCAACAAACTTAGTAGCTTACTGGTTTTATGGGTAGGAGCTTATTTAGTACTCCAAGGAGAATTAACTTTAGGCGAATTAATTGCCTTTAGAATTATATCGGGTTACGTCACCAGCCCAATATTGCGTTTAGCTCAACTCTGGCAAAGCTTCCAAGAAACAGCCTTGTCTTTAGAGCGTTTAAGCGATATTGTCGATACCCCACAAGAAGGAGAAACAGACCGCTACAATATACCTTTACCGACGATTAAGGGAGCGGTGAAATACGAAAATGTTTCCTTCCGTTTTGGGACGAGTGGCCCTCTGCAACTTTCTAATGTCAACCTCGAATTTGAGCCAGGCAAATTTGTCGGCATTGTCGGACAAAGTGGATCTGGTAAAAGTACGATGATGAAGTTATTGCTGAGGCTTTACGAAACTGAGTCCGGCAGAATTTTGATTGATGGTTATGATATTGCCAAAGTTGAACTTTATTCACTGCGACGACAAATAGGCGTAGTTCCCCAAGAAACGTTGTTGTTTGATGGTAGCGTTCAGGAAAATATTGCCCTAACCAATCCCGATGCCACAACCGAAGAAATTATCGAAGCGGCTCAGGTTGCGTGCGCCCACGAGTTTATCATGAACTTACCCAATGGTTACAACACACGGGTGGGAGAACGGGGTTCTGCACTTTCAGGGGGACAACGACAAAGAATTGCGATCGCTCGCTCTGTTTTACAACGACCAAAATTACTGGTTTTAGATGAAGCAACCAGCGCCTTAGATTATCCCACAGAACGGCAAATATGTCTCAATTTAGCCAAAGCATTCAAAGGTGATACAGTATTTTTTATTACCCATCGCCTGAACACTGTAAGTAATGCAGACATGATCGTTGTAATGGATAATAGCAGGGTTATAGAACAAGGTAGCCATCACGAATTAATGGCTGCTAAAGGTCATTATTTTTACCTGTATCAGCAACAAGATGTGAACTTGTAA